The Deltaproteobacteria bacterium sequence TTACCACTGAGCGCGCGGGGCTTGGCGATTTGCTCGGCGGCTTCCTGCTGGGTATCGACCCGCTCGACATCGCCACGGTGCGCCAGCGGATCAAGGAAGCGGGGTATCTGGGCTGGCGAAACTGGTGGATCGAACCCGCGTTCTGGGATCTGAAGGGCAAGATCGAGGGCAAGCCGGTCTATCAACTCCTCAAGCCCGGTGCGCCCACCGTCGAGCGCATCCCCTGCTACGCGTCGTCGGGCGAAATCCGGTCCTTCGAGCGACGCAAACCCTGGCTCGACGACATCCGCCGCAAGGGCTTTCGCGCGCTCAAGCTGCGCGTGCATTCGTTCGACGAGAACGAGGACTTCGAGATCCTGCGCCGCGTGCGCGCGGAAGTGGGAGCCGAGTTCACGATCGCCGTGGACGCGAATCAGGGTTGGCTCGTCTCGCTCGTCGATCCCGCGCCGGTGTGGGACTTGGAGCGCGCGACGCGCTTCGGCCGCGTGTGCGACGAACTCGGCATCGCCTGGATCGAGGAGCCGCTCGACATGCACGACTTCGACGGCTACGCCGAGCTGCGCCGCCGCGTCAAAACGCCGATCGCCGGCGGCGAGCTTGTCACGAGTCGTCAGGAGATGCGCGCGGCGCTCGATCACGGCGCGTTCGACATCTTCCAGCCGGACGCCACCTTCGCGGGCGGGCTCGAGGACGGTCGGTGGATCATCGATGAATGCCACGCGCGGGGACTGCGTTAC is a genomic window containing:
- a CDS encoding mandelate racemase/muconate lactonizing enzyme family protein, translated to MSRLNRIELFHVNIPLATPFYPSWIPGYPQTHNRFTLIHLTTDDGHIGVAAGMAFTTERAGLGDLLGGFLLGIDPLDIATVRQRIKEAGYLGWRNWWIEPAFWDLKGKIEGKPVYQLLKPGAPTVERIPCYASSGEIRSFERRKPWLDDIRRKGFRALKLRVHSFDENEDFEILRRVRAEVGAEFTIAVDANQGWLVSLVDPAPVWDLERATRFGRVCDELGIAWIEEPLDMHDFDGYAELRRRVKTPIAGGELVTSRQEMRAALDHGAFDIFQPDATFAGGLEDGRWIIDECHARGLRYSPHTWTNGVGFLENLQLKAMCGVDLPLEYPYEPPGWVPEARDGILRRPIEVDAAGTVAVPQSPGLGIEIDE